A genomic window from Vitis riparia cultivar Riparia Gloire de Montpellier isolate 1030 chromosome 18, EGFV_Vit.rip_1.0, whole genome shotgun sequence includes:
- the LOC117906713 gene encoding uncharacterized protein LOC117906713 isoform X3 has protein sequence MLGGFSSAEAQIDVARTDASRSLIDKISSALSDGIHFATPISSLRTNEIDLVRGVLQILQGFSSSLFYWDHAGQSFQAKSGIYVTHLSLKSLHVILNQFMYAATCLKLVEILINKVEKSVRQSPPTLKAFACSISTWLKRLRDVALKEETKISNSNIGTTPTLLGLASGLSSLCSGAEYLLQVVHGAIPQIYFEPNSSVPAAEMATHILDHLYKKLNEVCHMQGGEEEAYQMLLFVFVGSLLPYIEGLDSWLYEGTLDDPCNEMFFYANKTISIDEAEFWEKSYLLRPLQSLDVELSAMIGTSSCLPSTNDKKEMAGRESISTSSSMKGKEQSSKDLKLCPLFVEDIAKPIISAGKSLQLIRHVPMMTSAPSGRKNVHEINGFGSSHDGNISSKIHRGQSIAGLTLSEIFCVSLVGLIGHGDHISKYFWLEDPCNPKIFSLFESHMDKQNLEKGNGESLPNLACSEKIWFKFLVETLLQKGEIDFGSKHKNANDFHDVKEKTLAGGALDELLLRSSCPENPVITMCKLFLNKNRDAWSTLNLSRNFYLPPLNDEGLRVAIFGEKIGLGSSAKGTDYAFAFKFAESEYLRSKDDTKLLEELFPFPTLLPSFQENLQMSELLPFQKNSTLSSRVLTWLQSVDLKVVPLPVVIMQECLIVYIKKQVDYIGRHILSKLMTDWRLMDELGVLRAIYLLGSGDLLQHFLTVLFNKLDKGESWDDDFELNTILQSSKMRVC, from the exons ATGCTGGGTGGTTTCTCTTCCGCGGAGGCTCAAATAG ATGTGGCAAGGACGGATGCTTCTAGAAgtttaattgataaaatttctAGTGCCTTATCTGATGGCATACATTTTGCAACACCAATATCCTCCTTGAGGACAAATGAAATTGACCTG GTACGAGGTGTTTTACAAATATTACAAGGTTTCTCCAGTTCTCTATTTTATTGGGACCATGCTGGACAGAGTTTCCAGGCTAAAAGTGGGATATATGTAACTCACCTTTCCCTGAAAAGTCTCCATGTCATTCTCAATCAATTTATGTATGCTGCAACATGTTTAAAACTGGTGGAAATTCTAATCAATAAGGTGGAGAAATCAGTGAGGCAATCTCCTCCTACTCTGAAAGCATTTGCATGCTCTATTTCCACATGGCTCAAA CGCTTGCGGGATGTTGCGTTAAAGGAGGAAACAAAAATAAGCAACTCCAACATTGGAACTACTCCAACCCTCTTGGGATTGGCAAGTGGTTTATCAAG TCTTTGCTCAGGAGCTGAATATCTGTTGCAAGTAGTGCATGGAGCCATTcctcaaatatattttgaacCTAATTCATCTGTCCCTGCTGCTGAAATGGCTACTCATATTCTTGACCACCTTTACAAGAAGCTGAATGAAGTTTGTCACATGCAAGGTGGTGAG GAGGAAGCATACCAGATgctactttttgtttttgttggaaGTTTATTGCCTTATATTGAGGGTCTTGATTCATGGCTTTATGAAGGAACACTTGATGATCCTTGTAACGAG ATGTTCTTTTATGCtaacaaaacaatttcaattgaTGAAGCTGAGTTCTGGGAGAAGAGCTATCTTCTGAGACCATTGCAGAGCTTAGATGTTGAGCTCTCTGCTATGATTGGCACCAGCAGTTGCTTGCCTTCAACAAATGACAAGAAGGAAATGGCTGGGAGGGAATCCATCTCTACATCTAGCTCTATGAAAGGAAAAGAGCAAAGCAGTAAAGATCTTAAATTGTGTCCTCTTTTTGTTGAGGATATAGCCAAGCCAATTATTTCTGCTGGGAAATCATTGCAGCTGATCCGGCATGTTCCGATGATGACCTCAGCACCATCTGGCAGAAAGAATGTTCATGAGATTAATGGTTTTGGAAGTTCCCATGATGGTAACATTTCAAGTAAGATTCATCGGGGGCAGAGCATAGCTGGGTTAACATTGTCAGAGATTTTCTGTGTGTCACTAGTGGGTCTTATAGGCCATGGTGATCACATCTCTAAGTACTTTTGGCTAGAGGATCCATGCAACCCCAAGATTTTCTCCTTGTTTGAATCTCACATGGACAAACAAAACTTGGAAAAAGGGAATGGTGAGAGCTTGCCAAATTTAGCTTGCTCAGAGAAGATTTGGTTTAAATTCTTGGTTGAGACGTTGTTGCAGAAAGGAGAGATTGATTTTGGATCTAAGCATAAGAATGCAAATGATTTTCATGATGTGAAGGAAAAGACTCTAGCTGGAGGTGCTCTGGATGAATTGCTCCTGAGATCATCCTGTCCAGAAAATCCTGTTATCACTATGTGCAAATTGTTCCTCAATAAGAATAGGGATGCTTGGAGCACATTAAACTTGTCTAGGAATTTCTATCTCCCTCCTTTAAATGACGAGGGTTTACGAGTGGCTATTTTTGGTGAGAAGATTGGACTGGGTTCCTCAGCTAAAGGGACAGATTATGCTTTTGCTTTTAAGTTTGCTGAATCTGAATATCTTCGTTCAAAGGACGATACAAAACTGTTAGAAGAATTATTTCCCTTTCCAACTCTTCTTCCATCATTTCAG GAGAATCTCCAGATGTCAGAGCTCTTACCTTTCCAGAAAAATAGCACCCTTTCATCACGAGTTCTTACCTGGCTTCAAAGTGTAGACCTGAAGGTAGTTCCACTTCCTGTGGTTATTATGCAGGAATGTCTTATCGTCTACATCAAAAAGCAG GTGGATTATATTGGAAGACACATACTGTCGAAATTAATGACTGACTGGAGACTAATGGATGAGCT
- the LOC117906714 gene encoding protein OSB1, mitochondrial, whose amino-acid sequence MEAFRLHALFKNIPPFSLQKLLHFSSSSAANPSARRFVSDDLSAEGSSIYRHTLKFQRPTTIKWCDRFHNSVSFIGSVDRPLERRYTINGDLYVYTVLHVKPFREARRDVRIFLQMWDRMAEISFKHLKQNDLIHVSGHLGFYTKADDNGQPRPYHKVIVKELNYVTQFGQPPTYKKIENLESEGGTGLIKPKSRLYLWQVFFYNPDEWWDNRKRKKKPSQPDFEHKHTGEVLWLHKGDPVWVRKQLQLHDSRMAELDQVRPTGSRAVSPMQL is encoded by the exons ATGGAGGCCTTTCGTCTCCATGCTTTGTTCAAGAATATACCTCCATTTTCTCTGCAAAAGCTCCTCCATTTCTCTTCATCTTCTGCTGCAAACCCTAGCGCACGGCGTTTCGTCTCGGACGACTTAAGCGCTGAGGGCAGTTCCATTTACCGGCACACCCTCAAGTTCCAGCGTCCCACCACCATTAAATGGTGCGACCGGTTCCACAACTCCGTCAGTTTTATCGGTTCAGTGGACCGTCCCCTGGAAAGACGCTATACGATAAACGGCGATCTGTATGTTTACACCGTGCTCCATGTCAAACCTTTCCGGGAAGCAAGACGCGATGTTAG GATATTCTTGCAGATGTGGGATAGGATGGCAGAAATATCTTTCAAGCATCTCAAACAAAATGATTTGATTCATGTTTCAGGTCATTTAGGATTTTACACAAAGGCCGATGACAACGGACAACCCAGACCATATCACAAG GTGATCGTAAAGGAATTAAATTATGTTACACAATTTGGACAGCCACCAACATACaagaaaattgagaatttaGAATCAGAAG GTGGAACAGGTTTGATAAAACCGAAAAGCCGCCTTTACTTGTGGCAAGTGTTCTTCTACAACCCTGATGAATGGTGGGATAACAGAAAACGTAAGAAAAAACCTAGTCAACCAGATTTCGAACACAAGCATACAGGTGAGGTTCTTTGGCTCCATAAAGGAGATCCTGTATGGGTCAGAAAACAACTGCAACTGCACGATTCGAGAATGGCAGAACTGGACCAAGTGCGACCTACTGGTAGTCGCGCCGTGTCTCCCATGCAATTGTAG
- the LOC117907377 gene encoding mitogen-activated protein kinase kinase kinase 5-like isoform X1: protein MDSSQNAFGPHSSSSSPPDSPPQRQEIGGFRFGSLGRGLYPQRARQLTRQRKLRHLDDSELGGLDLRERSYSLPVSPKSTSGLRWPKGSERWSCPPVPQPLPQPLPLPELPSHIGRRPGPPDSNLGQRGVRSPVTADGNGTGDRNLYGSRFWSVYAHGSTWKNTDHLATKSANSPRGFSQDLNDEACPYNLRVNIPARSAPTSGFSSPALSPQRFSPGECLPSSYAAIQDFQSPGFDRLPGCSSQMSPLKTPHTPDYSPFHSPTVQSPCISPCLSPKSPTGIAFSLYPKLLPGSHVTWPEKNGHVTWPEKNGHVTVHPLPLPPIALMPSELPLPPKALTPSESAISHHTAEKPNVPSMKSQWQKGKLIGRGTFGSVYVATNRETGALCAMKEVDIIPDDPKSSECIKQLEQEIKVLHHLKHPNIVQYYGSEIVDDHFYIYLEYVHPGSINKYVDHFGAITENVVRNFTRHILSGLAYLHSTKTIHRDIKGANLLVDSFGVVKLADFGLAKFLTGQACDLSLKGSPHWMAPEVMQAVLRKDANPDLAFAVDIWSLGCTIIEMLTGRPPWSEFAAPAAMFKVFHESPPLPETLSSEGKDFLQHCFRRNPAERPSPAMLLDHSFVRSSQDQNVSGFSQAFSGMQLVDKPRSPGDAMKHKIHSMPLSSGAQTMNRNVLRETSHFTLKVLPNLSPLLNCTSHIPRTCSLENSNDCEGLKTRGRDLHPL, encoded by the exons ATGGATTCCTCGCAGAACGCCTTTGGGCCACATTCTTCGTCGTCGTCTCCTCCCGATTCTCCGCCACAGCGGCAGGAAATCGGTGGTTTCCGTTTCGGTAGTCTTGGTCGAGGACTGTACCCTCAACGGGCCCGCCAACTCACGCGGCAGCGGAAGCTCCGGCACCTGGATGACAGTGAGCTCGGTGGTTTGGATTTGAGGGAGCGTTCTTATTCGTTGCCTGTTTCACCGAAGTCGACGTCGGGTTTGCGGTGGCCGAAAGGCTCGGAGCGCTGGTCGTGCCCCCCAGTGCCGCAGCCGCTGCCACAGCCTTTGCCGCTGCCGGAATTGCCTTCGCATATCGGTCGGAGACCTGGTCCGCCGGATTCAAATTTGGGGCAACGTGGTGTTAGGTCACCGGTCACAGCTGATGGAAATGGAACTGGTGATAGAAACTTGTATGGCTCAAGGTTTTGGAG TGTTTATGCTCATGGATCTACCTGGAAGAACACAGATCATCTTGCCACAAAATCAGCTAATTCGCCAAGGGGATTCTCTCAAGATCTAAATGATGAAGCTTGTCCTTACAACTTACGGGTGAATATTCCTGCTAGGAGTGCTCCAACAAGTGGTTTCTCAAGTCCTGCTCTTAGCCCACAAAGATTTAGCCCTGGGGAATGTTTACCATCCTCCTATGCAGCTATTCAAGACTTTCAGTCACCAGGCTTTGATAGGCTTCCAGGTTGTTCTTCACAGATGTCACCATTGAAAACTCCGCACACTCCCGATTATTCTCCGTTTCATAGCCCAACGGTTCAAAGTCCCTGCATTAGCCCCTGTCTTAGCCCCAAAAGTCCAACTGGTATTGCATTTTCTTTGTATCCTAAATTGCTCCCAGGGAGTCATGTAACATGGCCTGAAAAGAATGGTCATGTAACATGGCCTGAAAAGAATGGTCATGTCACTGTCCATCCATTGCCCCTTCCTCCTATAGCTTTAATGCCATCAGAATTACCCCTGCCTCCAAAAGCTTTAACACCATCAGAGTCAGCTATCAGTCATCACACTGCAGAGAAACCGAATGTACCATCAATGAAAAGTCAATGGCAGAAAGGGAAACTTATTGGACGGGGCACATTTGGAAGTGTGTATGTTGCAACAAATCG AGAAACTGGAGCTTTATGTGCAATGAAGGAAGTTGATATCATTCCAGATGACCCTAAATCTAGTGAGTGTATCAAACAGTTGGAGCAG GAAATTAAAGTTCTCCATCATTTAAAGCATCCAAATATTGTGCAGTACTACGGCAGTGAAATT GTTGATGAtcatttttacatatatttggAATATGTTCATCCTGGAtccataaataaatatgttGATCATTTTGGAGCTATTACAGAAAATGTAGTTCGAAATTTCACCCGCCATATTCTCTCTGGGTTGGCTTACTTGCACAGCACAAAGACAATCCACAG GGATATCAAAGGGGCAAATTTACTCGTTGACTCATTTGGTGTTGTTAAGCTTGCAGACTTTGGGTTGGCAAAATTT CTTACAGGACAAGCATGTGATCTTTCACTGAAGGGCAGTCCACACTGGATGGCTCCAGAG GTCATGCAAGCTGTGCTGCGGAAAGATGCCAATCCTGATCTTGCTTTTGCAGTGGACATATGGAGCTTGGGTTGTACCATCATTGAGATGCTGACTGGAAGACCTCCTTGGAGTGAGTTTGCTGCG CCTGCAGCAATGTTCAAAGTTTTTCATGAGAGCCCACCCTTACCAGAAACATTGTCTTCAGAGGGAAAGGATTTCCTCCAGCATTGCTTTCGAAGAAATCCTGCAGAACGGCCATCACCTGCTATGCTGCTTGATCATTCTTTTGTAAGAAGTTCACAAGATCAAAATGTTTCAGGCTTCAGCCAGGCATTTTCAGGAATGCAGTTAGTG GACAAACCACGCAGTCCAGGAGACGCCATGAAACATAAAATTCATTCCATGCCACTCTCTTCAGGCGCACAAACTATGAACAGAAATGTactaag GGAAACTTCTCATTTCACACTGAAAGTCCTCCCTAATCTATCTCCATTGCTGAATTGCACTTCCCATATTCCCAGGACGTGCAGCTTGGAGAACAGCAATGACTGCGAGGGTCTGAAAACACGTGGAAGGGATTTGCATCCCCTCTGA
- the LOC117907377 gene encoding mitogen-activated protein kinase kinase kinase 5-like isoform X2, giving the protein MDSSQNAFGPHSSSSSPPDSPPQRQEIGGFRFGSLGRGLYPQRARQLTRQRKLRHLDDSELGGLDLRERSYSLPVSPKSTSGLRWPKGSERWSCPPVPQPLPQPLPLPELPSHIGRRPGPPDSNLGQRGVRSPVTADGNGTGDRNLYGSRFWSVYAHGSTWKNTDHLATKSANSPRGFSQDLNDEACPYNLRVNIPARSAPTSGFSSPALSPQRFSPGECLPSSYAAIQDFQSPGFDRLPGCSSQMSPLKTPHTPDYSPFHSPTVQSPCISPCLSPKSPTGIAFSLYPKLLPGSHVTWPEKNGHVTWPEKNGHVTVHPLPLPPIALMPSELPLPPKALTPSESAISHHTAEKPNVPSMKSQWQKGKLIGRGTFGSVYVATNRETGALCAMKEVDIIPDDPKSSECIKQLEQEIKVLHHLKHPNIVQYYGSEIVDDHFYIYLEYVHPGSINKYVDHFGAITENVVRNFTRHILSGLAYLHSTKTIHRDIKGANLLVDSFGVVKLADFGLAKFLTGQACDLSLKGSPHWMAPEVMQAVLRKDANPDLAFAVDIWSLGCTIIEMLTGRPPWSEFAAPAAMFKVFHESPPLPETLSSEGKDFLQHCFRRNPAERPSPAMLLDHSFVRSSQDQNVSGFSQAFSGMQLVDKPRSPGDAMKHKIHSMPLSSGAQTMNRNVLRTCSLENSNDCEGLKTRGRDLHPL; this is encoded by the exons ATGGATTCCTCGCAGAACGCCTTTGGGCCACATTCTTCGTCGTCGTCTCCTCCCGATTCTCCGCCACAGCGGCAGGAAATCGGTGGTTTCCGTTTCGGTAGTCTTGGTCGAGGACTGTACCCTCAACGGGCCCGCCAACTCACGCGGCAGCGGAAGCTCCGGCACCTGGATGACAGTGAGCTCGGTGGTTTGGATTTGAGGGAGCGTTCTTATTCGTTGCCTGTTTCACCGAAGTCGACGTCGGGTTTGCGGTGGCCGAAAGGCTCGGAGCGCTGGTCGTGCCCCCCAGTGCCGCAGCCGCTGCCACAGCCTTTGCCGCTGCCGGAATTGCCTTCGCATATCGGTCGGAGACCTGGTCCGCCGGATTCAAATTTGGGGCAACGTGGTGTTAGGTCACCGGTCACAGCTGATGGAAATGGAACTGGTGATAGAAACTTGTATGGCTCAAGGTTTTGGAG TGTTTATGCTCATGGATCTACCTGGAAGAACACAGATCATCTTGCCACAAAATCAGCTAATTCGCCAAGGGGATTCTCTCAAGATCTAAATGATGAAGCTTGTCCTTACAACTTACGGGTGAATATTCCTGCTAGGAGTGCTCCAACAAGTGGTTTCTCAAGTCCTGCTCTTAGCCCACAAAGATTTAGCCCTGGGGAATGTTTACCATCCTCCTATGCAGCTATTCAAGACTTTCAGTCACCAGGCTTTGATAGGCTTCCAGGTTGTTCTTCACAGATGTCACCATTGAAAACTCCGCACACTCCCGATTATTCTCCGTTTCATAGCCCAACGGTTCAAAGTCCCTGCATTAGCCCCTGTCTTAGCCCCAAAAGTCCAACTGGTATTGCATTTTCTTTGTATCCTAAATTGCTCCCAGGGAGTCATGTAACATGGCCTGAAAAGAATGGTCATGTAACATGGCCTGAAAAGAATGGTCATGTCACTGTCCATCCATTGCCCCTTCCTCCTATAGCTTTAATGCCATCAGAATTACCCCTGCCTCCAAAAGCTTTAACACCATCAGAGTCAGCTATCAGTCATCACACTGCAGAGAAACCGAATGTACCATCAATGAAAAGTCAATGGCAGAAAGGGAAACTTATTGGACGGGGCACATTTGGAAGTGTGTATGTTGCAACAAATCG AGAAACTGGAGCTTTATGTGCAATGAAGGAAGTTGATATCATTCCAGATGACCCTAAATCTAGTGAGTGTATCAAACAGTTGGAGCAG GAAATTAAAGTTCTCCATCATTTAAAGCATCCAAATATTGTGCAGTACTACGGCAGTGAAATT GTTGATGAtcatttttacatatatttggAATATGTTCATCCTGGAtccataaataaatatgttGATCATTTTGGAGCTATTACAGAAAATGTAGTTCGAAATTTCACCCGCCATATTCTCTCTGGGTTGGCTTACTTGCACAGCACAAAGACAATCCACAG GGATATCAAAGGGGCAAATTTACTCGTTGACTCATTTGGTGTTGTTAAGCTTGCAGACTTTGGGTTGGCAAAATTT CTTACAGGACAAGCATGTGATCTTTCACTGAAGGGCAGTCCACACTGGATGGCTCCAGAG GTCATGCAAGCTGTGCTGCGGAAAGATGCCAATCCTGATCTTGCTTTTGCAGTGGACATATGGAGCTTGGGTTGTACCATCATTGAGATGCTGACTGGAAGACCTCCTTGGAGTGAGTTTGCTGCG CCTGCAGCAATGTTCAAAGTTTTTCATGAGAGCCCACCCTTACCAGAAACATTGTCTTCAGAGGGAAAGGATTTCCTCCAGCATTGCTTTCGAAGAAATCCTGCAGAACGGCCATCACCTGCTATGCTGCTTGATCATTCTTTTGTAAGAAGTTCACAAGATCAAAATGTTTCAGGCTTCAGCCAGGCATTTTCAGGAATGCAGTTAGTG GACAAACCACGCAGTCCAGGAGACGCCATGAAACATAAAATTCATTCCATGCCACTCTCTTCAGGCGCACAAACTATGAACAGAAATGTactaag GACGTGCAGCTTGGAGAACAGCAATGACTGCGAGGGTCTGAAAACACGTGGAAGGGATTTGCATCCCCTCTGA
- the LOC117907377 gene encoding mitogen-activated protein kinase kinase kinase 5-like isoform X3 encodes MKLLWCSVYAHGSTWKNTDHLATKSANSPRGFSQDLNDEACPYNLRVNIPARSAPTSGFSSPALSPQRFSPGECLPSSYAAIQDFQSPGFDRLPGCSSQMSPLKTPHTPDYSPFHSPTVQSPCISPCLSPKSPTGIAFSLYPKLLPGSHVTWPEKNGHVTWPEKNGHVTVHPLPLPPIALMPSELPLPPKALTPSESAISHHTAEKPNVPSMKSQWQKGKLIGRGTFGSVYVATNRETGALCAMKEVDIIPDDPKSSECIKQLEQEIKVLHHLKHPNIVQYYGSEIVDDHFYIYLEYVHPGSINKYVDHFGAITENVVRNFTRHILSGLAYLHSTKTIHRDIKGANLLVDSFGVVKLADFGLAKFLTGQACDLSLKGSPHWMAPEVMQAVLRKDANPDLAFAVDIWSLGCTIIEMLTGRPPWSEFAAPAAMFKVFHESPPLPETLSSEGKDFLQHCFRRNPAERPSPAMLLDHSFVRSSQDQNVSGFSQAFSGMQLVDKPRSPGDAMKHKIHSMPLSSGAQTMNRNVLRETSHFTLKVLPNLSPLLNCTSHIPRTCSLENSNDCEGLKTRGRDLHPL; translated from the exons ATGAAATTGTTATGGTGCAGTGTTTATGCTCATGGATCTACCTGGAAGAACACAGATCATCTTGCCACAAAATCAGCTAATTCGCCAAGGGGATTCTCTCAAGATCTAAATGATGAAGCTTGTCCTTACAACTTACGGGTGAATATTCCTGCTAGGAGTGCTCCAACAAGTGGTTTCTCAAGTCCTGCTCTTAGCCCACAAAGATTTAGCCCTGGGGAATGTTTACCATCCTCCTATGCAGCTATTCAAGACTTTCAGTCACCAGGCTTTGATAGGCTTCCAGGTTGTTCTTCACAGATGTCACCATTGAAAACTCCGCACACTCCCGATTATTCTCCGTTTCATAGCCCAACGGTTCAAAGTCCCTGCATTAGCCCCTGTCTTAGCCCCAAAAGTCCAACTGGTATTGCATTTTCTTTGTATCCTAAATTGCTCCCAGGGAGTCATGTAACATGGCCTGAAAAGAATGGTCATGTAACATGGCCTGAAAAGAATGGTCATGTCACTGTCCATCCATTGCCCCTTCCTCCTATAGCTTTAATGCCATCAGAATTACCCCTGCCTCCAAAAGCTTTAACACCATCAGAGTCAGCTATCAGTCATCACACTGCAGAGAAACCGAATGTACCATCAATGAAAAGTCAATGGCAGAAAGGGAAACTTATTGGACGGGGCACATTTGGAAGTGTGTATGTTGCAACAAATCG AGAAACTGGAGCTTTATGTGCAATGAAGGAAGTTGATATCATTCCAGATGACCCTAAATCTAGTGAGTGTATCAAACAGTTGGAGCAG GAAATTAAAGTTCTCCATCATTTAAAGCATCCAAATATTGTGCAGTACTACGGCAGTGAAATT GTTGATGAtcatttttacatatatttggAATATGTTCATCCTGGAtccataaataaatatgttGATCATTTTGGAGCTATTACAGAAAATGTAGTTCGAAATTTCACCCGCCATATTCTCTCTGGGTTGGCTTACTTGCACAGCACAAAGACAATCCACAG GGATATCAAAGGGGCAAATTTACTCGTTGACTCATTTGGTGTTGTTAAGCTTGCAGACTTTGGGTTGGCAAAATTT CTTACAGGACAAGCATGTGATCTTTCACTGAAGGGCAGTCCACACTGGATGGCTCCAGAG GTCATGCAAGCTGTGCTGCGGAAAGATGCCAATCCTGATCTTGCTTTTGCAGTGGACATATGGAGCTTGGGTTGTACCATCATTGAGATGCTGACTGGAAGACCTCCTTGGAGTGAGTTTGCTGCG CCTGCAGCAATGTTCAAAGTTTTTCATGAGAGCCCACCCTTACCAGAAACATTGTCTTCAGAGGGAAAGGATTTCCTCCAGCATTGCTTTCGAAGAAATCCTGCAGAACGGCCATCACCTGCTATGCTGCTTGATCATTCTTTTGTAAGAAGTTCACAAGATCAAAATGTTTCAGGCTTCAGCCAGGCATTTTCAGGAATGCAGTTAGTG GACAAACCACGCAGTCCAGGAGACGCCATGAAACATAAAATTCATTCCATGCCACTCTCTTCAGGCGCACAAACTATGAACAGAAATGTactaag GGAAACTTCTCATTTCACACTGAAAGTCCTCCCTAATCTATCTCCATTGCTGAATTGCACTTCCCATATTCCCAGGACGTGCAGCTTGGAGAACAGCAATGACTGCGAGGGTCTGAAAACACGTGGAAGGGATTTGCATCCCCTCTGA